In Rhinatrema bivittatum chromosome 11, aRhiBiv1.1, whole genome shotgun sequence, a single window of DNA contains:
- the LDLRAP1 gene encoding low density lipoprotein receptor adapter protein 1, protein MDALKSAGRAIIRSPSLAKQSWGAGRHKKLPENWTDTRETLLEGMAFNLKYLGMTLVEQPKGEELSAAAVKRIVATAKASGKKLQKVMLKVSPRGIVLYDTGTSELIENVSIYRISYCTADKMHDKVFAYIAQSQLNENLECHAFLCAKRKMAQAVTLTVAQAFKVAFEFWQVAREGKEKREKSVPDDKGVSSSQLEGSGNLASLKGVATGNLLEIEEGSKATLCAYSTNRHLQEMFRPNSSPVNNNVVWELDDGLDEAFSRLAESRTNPQVLDIGLTTQDLHTEECLSPTDWDKADLNAADGEDLFSF, encoded by the exons AGTTGCCAGAAAACTGGACAGACACCAGGGAGACTCTGCTGGAGGGCATGGCCTTTAACCTGAAGTATCTTGGTATGACGTTGGTAGAACAGCCTAAAGGAGAGGAGCTGTCTGCTGCAGCGGTGAAAAGAATTGTGGCAACG GCCAAAGCAAGTGGGAAGAAACTACAGAAGGTTATGCTGAAAGTATCTCCCAGAGGAATTGTTCTGTATGACACTGGCACCAGTGAATTAATAGAAAATGTTTCAATATACAG GATATCTTACTGCACAGCTGACAAGATGCATGACAaagtatttgcatacattgcTCAGAGTCAGTTGAATGAGAACTTGGAGTGTCATGCATTCCTGTGTGCAAAACGCAAGATG GCTCAAGCAGTTACCCTGACTGTGGCTCAGGCTTTCAAAGTGGCCTTCGAGTTTTGGCAAGTGGCCAGAGAAG GCAAAGAAAAACGGGAAAAGTCTGTCCCGGATGATAAAGGTGTGAGCAGTTCTCAGTTGGAAGGCTCTGGAAACCTTGCCAGCCTTAAAGGAG TAGCCACAGGGAACCTGTTGGAGATAGAGGAAGGCTCCAAAGCAACGCTCTGTGCTTACAGCACGAACAGACACTTGCAGGAGATGTTCAGACCAAACAGTTCACCTGTAAACAACAACGTAGTATGG GAGTTGGATGATGGGCTGGATGAGGCCTTCTCAAG ACTTGCTGAATCCAGAACTAACCCTCAGGTCCTGGATATTGGCCTGACCACCCAGGACTTGCACACGGAAGAATGCCTGTCACCTACAGATTGGGACAAAGCTGATCTAAATGCTGCAGATGGAGAAGATTTATTCAGCTTTTGA